In Pseudomonadota bacterium, a single window of DNA contains:
- a CDS encoding SEC-C domain-containing protein — translation MFGFGWPNSPKAMLEARYKAHVKCDVDFIVASCHPDIRRKQDRREIERWSKESKWQGLTIEEHSEEGDVGFVRFTCRYESGGQEVEHKEIAEFRKADDGKWYYYDSKKPNTTVHREAPKIGRNDPCPCGSGKKYKKCCGK, via the coding sequence ATGTTCGGATTCGGATGGCCCAATTCCCCCAAGGCGATGCTCGAGGCGCGCTACAAGGCGCACGTGAAGTGCGACGTGGACTTCATCGTCGCCAGCTGCCACCCGGACATACGCCGCAAGCAGGACCGCAGGGAGATCGAGCGCTGGTCGAAGGAGTCGAAGTGGCAGGGCCTCACGATCGAGGAGCACTCGGAGGAGGGCGACGTGGGCTTCGTGCGCTTCACCTGCCGCTACGAATCGGGCGGGCAGGAGGTGGAGCACAAGGAGATAGCGGAGTTCCGCAAGGCGGACGACGGCAAGTGGTACTACTACGATTCGAAGAAGCCGAACACCACGGTCCACAGGGAGGCGCCCAAGATCGGCCGCAACGACCCCTGCCCGTGCGGCTCGGGCAAGAAGTACAAGAAGTGCTGCGGCAAATAG
- a CDS encoding CrcB family protein: MFQKLLWLAVAGGAGTLCRYGLSGAVHRFLDSAFPWGTLVVNVAGCFAAGALWTLSEGFATLSGQTRVIIFIGFFGAFTTFSTFMLESAELVRAAEFAAALKNVALQNVIGIVCVAAGMMLVRSLRGG, translated from the coding sequence ATGTTTCAAAAACTCCTTTGGCTTGCTGTGGCGGGTGGCGCAGGCACGCTCTGCAGATACGGCCTCTCCGGCGCCGTGCACAGGTTTTTGGACAGCGCCTTCCCATGGGGCACGCTGGTCGTCAACGTCGCAGGGTGTTTCGCGGCCGGGGCCCTGTGGACTCTGTCCGAGGGATTCGCAACTCTCAGCGGCCAGACCCGAGTCATCATCTTCATAGGGTTCTTCGGCGCATTCACCACATTTTCGACCTTCATGCTTGAATCGGCAGAGCTCGTTCGTGCTGCCGAGTTTGCGGCCGCGCTGAAGAACGTGGCGCTGCAGAACGTCATCGGCATAGTCTGCGTCGCGGCGGGCATGATGCTCGTCCGCAGCTTGAGAGGGGGTTAG
- a CDS encoding DUF190 domain-containing protein: MHLPSEAQLLRIFIGESDRSDGKPLYEAIVELARKEGLAGATVIRGLMGFGADSRMHTAKILRLSEDLPVIVEIVDRPERIGAFLRIIDPMIDEGLVTLEKATVIAYRHHKGQDL, encoded by the coding sequence ATGCACCTGCCTTCAGAGGCCCAGCTGCTTCGCATCTTCATCGGCGAGAGCGACCGCTCCGACGGCAAGCCTCTGTACGAGGCGATCGTGGAGCTTGCCCGCAAAGAGGGGCTCGCCGGGGCCACGGTGATAAGGGGGCTCATGGGTTTCGGCGCCGACAGCCGCATGCACACGGCGAAGATCCTGAGGCTCTCCGAGGATCTGCCCGTCATAGTCGAGATCGTGGACCGGCCTGAGCGGATCGGGGCGTTTCTCAGGATCATCGACCCCATGATCGATGAGGGGCTCGTGACGCTCGAGAAGGCGACCGTGATCGCCTACCGGCACCACAAGGGCCAGGACCTCTGA
- the smpB gene encoding SsrA-binding protein SmpB, translating into MPKKEASDIKVVAKNRKAFHEFFIEDRMEAGLVLQGSEVKSLRDGKGSLSDAYAMIKGGEAWLVGAHIAQYAPASYANHEPKRTRKLLLHSREILKLLGTLRQKGYTMVPLMLYFRKGRAKVELGLARGKRKYDKRAAIRDRESKRELSRAVRRKPHD; encoded by the coding sequence ATGCCCAAAAAGGAAGCATCGGACATAAAGGTCGTGGCCAAGAACCGCAAGGCCTTCCACGAGTTCTTCATCGAGGACAGGATGGAGGCGGGGCTCGTGCTCCAGGGCAGCGAGGTGAAGAGCCTGCGCGACGGCAAGGGATCGCTCTCCGACGCGTACGCCATGATAAAGGGGGGCGAGGCGTGGCTCGTGGGCGCCCACATCGCGCAGTACGCGCCCGCCTCGTACGCGAACCACGAGCCCAAGCGCACGCGAAAGCTCCTGCTGCACTCGCGCGAGATACTCAAGCTCCTGGGCACGCTCCGGCAGAAGGGCTACACCATGGTGCCTCTTATGCTCTACTTCAGGAAGGGGCGCGCGAAGGTCGAGCTGGGGCTGGCCCGCGGCAAGCGCAAGTACGACAAACGGGCGGCCATCAGGGACCGCGAGTCGAAACGCGAGTTATCCCGGGCGGTTAGACGCAAGCCGCACGATTGA